DNA from Ictidomys tridecemlineatus isolate mIctTri1 chromosome 12, mIctTri1.hap1, whole genome shotgun sequence:
GAAGTGGGAGCCATCTTCTAGAAGAGATATGGGATGCTGGGCAGGTGAAGTGTTCATGAGACGTTGTttggaatattctttttttttttttttttttttttttttttagtactagggattgacccctggagcactttaccactgagctacatcttcagctgttttttgttttgagacaagatcttataagttgcccaggctggcctggaacttgagatcctcctgcctcagcttcctgatttgctggaattatagggatttgccaccaagcctggcttgtctttttgttgttgttgttgttaagttacATTTCATTATGACAATAATACATGAatactttctccttttaaaatataacctgtttagttgggtgcagtggtacacactcGTTCATAGTCCTAGCACTGTGGATTCAAGGAGgattgcttgaacccaggagttcaagaccagcctgggcaacattgtgagaccctatctctttaaaaaaaaaaataccaaatcaaATATTACATATGAGGCTTAGTCCCTTATTAACACTTCTCCCCTGCAAAAAGAAAATCTGGATACCCACCAACTCTCCTGAGTAGTAGGGAGAGAGTGTAGAGAAGACcactgttttcaaattttatgtatTCTTCTGGACTTTTTTCTGTCTTGTATATAATACTTTAACAGATTGTAGCATATTACAAATATAGACATAAAATACAGATAGATATAAAGTTCTACaacttgcttttttaatttttcatttattgggGATTTACCCATGTTAATACATGTAGGTCTGCCTCATTTCTTACAAATCCTTTCCAATGAAAAACATTTCTGAATAAAACTTTCAGAATTGCCAGTGAAACTTTATAGACTGCAATACAAATAGTTTCTTATGCATGCTGACACTAAGGAAAGAACAGGTGCTGGAAAAGGTCATTATCTAAGTGGGTCAAGCCAATCTCAGGAAGATTATCCTCTAATCCAGGGGCAGCATTTGCAACATTCCACAAAAAGAGGAACAattaaagggaaaggaagaaaaatgtcttGCCTTCGAAATGATTGTTTTCTGGTAGGGGCAGGCTATGAAGAATATCAGTCGTTGAATACTTCTGggaaaaataaagcagaggaGGGCTGACCGTGAGTGGGGGAAGAATTGTCATTTCAAATAGGGCAGTCAGTCAAGACTTGTTGAGAAGATGGCATTTGAGTGGAGATCTCAAGGGATGAGCAAGTGGGCTCTGCAGATTTCTGGATGAAATCGTGAGGAGAGGGAATAAGTGCAGAGGCCCTGAGGTAATTCTGGTGATTCTTCCAGCTGCAAACTAAATTCAGCTGGAATAACAAGGCACACATACAAACAGCAAAAGATATTAGAGAATTCTCTTAATCGATTTGTATGACATATGTTAAGTAGTTTTTTGATTCGTGGACCTGTTGGTAACAAATTTCTGCATATCAGTTCTACTGAagaaaacttgttttcttttgttttttctaagtTACCTCCAAGTGGTACAACACTGGCCTCTTGTTTTTagttcacaaaaaaataaaaacaaaaacaaaaatctccacatccattaatttttttcaattttcctgTCAGGAAAGCCTAATCAGATTTATTTTCCAGAGTCTTATCAGATTGAATCTGTAACTTtctataacaaatatattttattcatttgagtGTTCCAGGCAGTagattaaatttaaaagcacAGTTGACAAGCCTTTATTCATAGTATCATGAATAACTTCAACTCTTTCTTGATTGGgaacatattaatttttttttatttgtggaaaaatgagaTTTTAGCTCTTTAGTTGCTTcaattaaaagaactaaaaaatatttgaaaggagTGAGGCTTGACTTGTATGTAgaatatatacaaacacatatttcTCCTTCTGTTTTCAGTCCCAAAGATTCTGTCACCGATAGGAGTTCCTGCTGTTGCTGTCCACAGGAACAGTGTTCTAAGAATGCCCTCCATCCACTCCTAAGTCCTCTTTCCTCTCTTGTGAGGTCTTGTCCCAGCTGGCTCCTTGATAAACCACTGAGAACTTTGTCCGTGACCCCACTGACTCCCATTGCCTCCTCCATTCCCCTGCCTTCTCCCCACTGGTGCACCATAGAGCTACACTGCAGGAGCACAGCTCAAGGGGCAGCATTAGTTCTGGTGGTTTGGCTGTGTTCCTTTTCGTCTCAGTTaaaacaactcaggaggctcCTTATAGAAACGCTTTGTAAAGGATGGTTTGGTCCTGTCCTAATACTGTGAATGCAGTGAGTCAAAAACCTTTAATTGGTTGATCAGAGAACCATCCATTATAAAATggttaaataacttattttcttGTAGTTTGGTCTCAGTTTCTCtcatgtttggttttgttttctctgtttgtttgtttgtttttggtgttggggatttaATCAAGGAGCCACATtctacctctttttattttttaagtctgagacagggtctcagttgctcagggcctttctaaattgccAGAGGctgtttgtggctcagtggtagagcccttgcctagcatgtgtgaggcctgggttcgattctcagtaccacatgcaaataaataaaataaaggtccatcaataacttaaaatatatgtgtgtgtgtgtgtgtgtgtgtgtgtgtgtgtgtgtgtgtgtatgtgtgtgagagagagagattaggggaaatatggggaaaaaatcaTTAAGGGAAAATGTAAATATCCAAAAGTAACTTATAATCTAATTGGAAGCAACATTTGGATCAGTATCAacttaatttgcttttaattCCAAATGTCATATAACAGGTTTTTCCTTCCCTACCAGGCTGATTTTAACACCAACTTTTCTGGGTTGGATGAACATATGAACTATGAGGACATAGTGCACTTTTCTGATGTTTACTACTCTAATGAAgaatatttcaggaaactagaAGAGCTGAAGGCAGCCCACATAGAAACTATGGcaaaattagagaaaatgtatcaagataaattaaatttaaaggaaGTTCAGCCACCAATCATCAAGGAAGATGTTCCTAGTATTTCTTCCAGGTAAATATGTGCCTAATGTCATTTGtggactataaaataaaatttatgcttAAAAGTGgggaataaattatttcttaattcagAATATTTACTATTCTTTTGTAGTCTTGGGCctggtgtgtggctcagtggtagaacgcttgcctagtacatgtgaggcactcagtttgattctcagcaccacataaaaacaaataaagtattgtgtctatctacagcttaaaaaaagaattatgtgtTCTTTTTGTACTCTCAATGATGGTAGAGaaggaattttattatttatttatttatttataattttaattttttttgtggtgctggtgatcaaactcagagccttgcTTCTACTAGtcaaagtgctctaccactgagccacatccctatccctggGGTGGGGTTTTATTCAAAATCTCTAATGACTTATCAGTTTCTAGGTGATCTCTTGCTTTGAGAGACAATTGgtggtcatttgttttttttttcttggacttATCACCCACAGACCTGTagacatgtttcaaaatatttaggctgtcccattttaaattatgaacattaagatttaatttttaaaaactttgtaacATATAGATTAACATAAGATCTTAAAAGATtcaatacaaagggctggggttgtggctcagcagtagagtgctcacctagcacatgtgaggccctgggttccatcctgaacaccacgtataaataaatgaaataaaggttttatgtccacctacaattaaaaaaaatactttaaaaaaaaggatagaatACAAAGAGTTCAAGAGTAGGAGATGTGAATctttaatgttttcaaaatcatcttttttttttttaatatcagggaatgaatccagggacgcttaaccactgagcacatccccaaccctttttattttttattttgagacagaatcttgctaaattactaaggccttgctatgttgctgaggctagctttgaacctgcaatcctcctgtctcagtgactgagttgctgggattataggcaagcaccaccatacccagctcatcTGTAATTTCAAGACCCATTTCTCCTGTGAATTCTCTTGCTTTGAAACTTAAGACCAGTCTCTGAACTCACCCAGTTGATCAATGCTGATTGTACATTTCCTGTGTGCCAGACCATGCCTGGGCACTGAGAAGTCAAAACCAGGATGACCTCAAGGAGATCAAAGACTAACCAAGAACCAAAATTGCATTACAATATGATATAGCAGAGTGTTACATAAATGAGGGAAGAAGCAGTTGATCATACCAGGGTATTGGAGAGATGCAGCAAGAATTTTCCACAAAAGAAAGCGTtatacctgagttcaatcttaAAGGACAAGTAAGAGATTCAGCAGATGCAGGAAGTAGGGAATGGCCTTCTAGGCAGTAGAAAGCATGTGTGCAAAGGTATGGCGGCATAAGAAATCATGATGTACATGAGGAACTTCATGCAATTGGATGTGGTTTAAGAATGGTGACTGGAGGTAGGGAGTGGTAAGAGGTCAGACTGGAAAGGTAAACAGGGACCAGTCCTGAAGGGCTTTATGATCTAGACTTTGTAGCAATGAGAAATCATTGAAAAGTTTCAAACGGGGGAGTGATGTGATCAGAGGTATGTTTTAATATGATGACTTTGAAAAACATATGGAGAATTTAATAGAAGTTAGATACAAGGTGACTTTTTTACTTTCTTGTAAAATGAGAGCGTGAACTAGATAATTTATAGGCATGTCTCAGTTGTGTTCTAAATAGAAATGATAATTTTCACAAGCCCTGTCCAGCCTTTCTCTTATAGCTAATTATACCCTGATCTTAGAAAATATATACctctattttaatatttggtCATATACCAAATTGAAACTATACCCTAATTATTGTTCTCACTTAGCTTTATATCAGAAAAGAACTCCTATCAACATGTTCCATTAATGACAGCACTTTCAGAGCCTGACTTAGGCCGGTCCTCCTCCTTGCATACTTCTTCCTCTGAAGAGGATGTGCCCAATCTAGAAAAATACACAATGATGAACTATGCTAAGGATCTCATCAACAACATGTGGACAGACTTTCATGTTAAAGATTATATTCAGTATGAAGATACTGACTTTCAggtaaatgaaaaaacaaagaagaaaccaaaagaATGGGTGCCCAGGATTACAATACCTGCTCCTTTTCAGATGATGATtagagaacagaagaaaaaagaagaggccATGAAATCTAAACCAAATATTGAAACAGTACATCAGCTGCTCAAAAAACAAGAAGATGATTTAGAGTGTAAGAAGAAATTCCGAGCCACTCCAGTTCCTGTGTGTGTCCTTCTCCCCCTTTATCATGATATGGTCAAACAAAAAGAAGAACGAAGGAGGTctaggaaggagaaaaacaaagaagctCTTCTGAACTCACAAAAGCCATTTAAGTTTATTGCAAGAGAAGAACAGAAGCAAGCAGCCCAGGAAAAGCAGCTGAAAGACTTTTGTAGatctaaaaagaaatcaaattcatTTAAAGCTAGACCCATACCTCGTTCTACTTATGATTCAAATACCAGTGACAAGTTAAAAGAAGAAGAGCATTATAGAAACATGAAGATACAGCCGAGATCCCAAGAACTTTTACAGAATTCATCCCCTATGCCAACTTTCAGGCATTCTAAGGGTCCTGGACAGGCTGGAAAGTCAAGGTATAAACACAAAGCCAGGTACCTGACTCATGATGTTGAAGACCTTCCTGAGAAATATAAAACAGGCTTCCCGGGACACAAGGATTCAaaactcttaactggcagtaaaCCATCTGATCTTCATACATCTTCAAGTGCATCTGCTAAAAGAGAACCCCTTTTGACAGACATTAGAGCAgatgaagaaaatttgaaagaaacaCATTGGCCTTATCAGTCTCCAAGACACAAGTCACCAGTAAGAAGTACAAGTGCAAAGATCATGCCTTGTAACTGCAACCCTCCAGCGCCCACAGTATCTTCCAGAGGAAGGGAACAAGCCATAAGGTAAATAACTAGGATTCAGTATTGACTGACTCATGTTTGCTAAAGTAGTGTATGCAGCTCTGTTGATTTTATGTTGGTGAATTtgcaaatattaagaaattattgtAAGATATTTTACTACATAATTTAGGGTGTTTTACTAAGGATGTTGCtctaataatgtatttttaattttatgaatctTTGGGTATAGAAATGGTTATAATCAGCCTTGATTGGATTTTTAGTTTCACAAATCAAAGCCTTCTCAAAAGGTTGTCTTTTTTTCAGCCTATGAAATATCCCTTGTTAAATTTTTGCTAAACAGCTTTCTCCTTGGCTTAAAGTGAATTAAGCCTTAGTTTGTTGCCCTCAGGAGATCacttgaggaaaagaaaatgttggaagaagagagaaatcGGATCCTAACTAAGCAGAAGCAAAGAATCAAAGAATTGCAGAAACTCCTGACAACCCGGGCTAAGGCTTATGACTCACATCAAAGTTTAGCTCAAGTTTTTAAGTCCAAAGTAAAATATCTCAGGTATTATGAAAGAATCCTGAACTCCAGAACATTGGTttccaaactttcttttttcttaatcagTGGCTATCAATATATATACAGATTGAGAGTGGTAATAGTATTTTAAGTTATGAATTTAAATTATAACTAGTTACTTATACTCAAAATGAATACATGAGTGTGCACTTAGACACATAGAAACACATACCTTGTGGTGAGAACCAATATACACAACTCCATGGTAAGAACCATAAAGCTATGTTGATGAACAAAAACATTTTCTGTTGTGGTCTTAGTTAATAGCTATGATCTTATGTCAGCATAAGATCATAGCTATtaactatccttttttttttttgagtgtgtatatgtatgtatataatgtgtgcatatataatacatgcatatattattatatgcatatattatatgtgcatatattatatatatacacacatatttattatttattttgtgtgtgtgtgcgtatatgCACAaatactagggatcaaacctagggtcttgtgcatgctaaccACCagttctaccattaagctatatccccacccttcTGTATATTATTTTTGATTGCATAGTACAATATTGAGAAATTCTTAATGCTCATAGATAAAACTCTTTTCTTAATATCTTGCCATATAttagattgaacccaaggccctgctcatgctaagcatgtgcttctaccactgagctacatccccagctcagaaTACTTTCTTAGTAAACAGATGTCAAGTAGTTTTGTTCTCAGTTATGCACAAAATCTGATAgcacaaattaaaaacattgtagAAAATTGACATCTTTTATGCTATGCATTTTTAACATGTGTGTTGAATTAGTGGTATATATTCATTTTGATagtttcaatataaaaaatagaaccCCTTCACAGAACAATAGAATTCTGCAGTACAGAGTTTGAAAGCCAGTGTTCTGGATGTTGTACATAAAAATGTTCATGTTTAAGTAGGAAAATATCCCTCCCAAATCTGGGTAAGTAATAatgacttattaatttttataggagccaaaaatgcatatatttgtttttggtgATGAATATTCCTTTATAATATAACATTAATCCTCTGATACAGGGAGTTTAATTTGTTGaacttaagcaaaaaaaaataaataaaacaacttagAAATATACTATTTACGTATAGAGAGTAAACTAGCTTTTTCATAACACCAACTTGtatatattaaacataattatcattttaaaggtaattatttcctttaatccATTGAATCTCATTATCTTGGTTGCTTTAATATATCTTACATAGAGAAAAACTATATAGTTTAATTCATTATATAGGATCTTGTCCAAAGAGTAGGTATACTTACTGTAAATGTATGTGTTTTGGTTCTTATTCTTCCATATGTTATATTCCCATGTACCCCATttctcccctgacttgctcccatTTAATTAATTTTGCCACTAAACTTTAGGAGATCTCATTTAGGAGATACAGTAAGCATGAAGTCTTATTTTCAGAAGAACTATTTTGAGAGAAGACacctattttgatatttttttggttttgtacaCTTATAAATAAGAGGACATTCGTTCATTCATCTGTTCAGGCCAATTTGAAGCCCCTTAGTAGTATGTTATGTTTTGAAGATTTGGGAAATCAAAGCACCAAGACTGTTCCCAGGGTGATAAAATATGTACTCTCAAAACCTAGGATTTTTATTCTACATTCCATGAGAATTTATCTGTTTAGAAAAGGAATTGATGTAAACTGCTAATAGCTTCTTTTGTCCTCTGAGCTAAATGTTATATgtgcaagtttttttaaaatgacctttttaaaatttcattccttttatttgattttagaaagagtgaaaaggaaagaatga
Protein-coding regions in this window:
- the Fam161a gene encoding protein FAM161A isoform X1, yielding MASVSHRDARVAASSFHMPVNPNTGARVAQYEREDPLEALAAAAAALEEDEEEKVLRATRASADFNTNFSGLDEHMNYEDIVHFSDVYYSNEEYFRKLEELKAAHIETMAKLEKMYQDKLNLKEVQPPIIKEDVPSISSSFISEKNSYQHVPLMTALSEPDLGRSSSLHTSSSEEDVPNLEKYTMMNYAKDLINNMWTDFHVKDYIQYEDTDFQVNEKTKKKPKEWVPRITIPAPFQMMIREQKKKEEAMKSKPNIETVHQLLKKQEDDLECKKKFRATPVPVCVLLPLYHDMVKQKEERRRSRKEKNKEALLNSQKPFKFIAREEQKQAAQEKQLKDFCRSKKKSNSFKARPIPRSTYDSNTSDKLKEEEHYRNMKIQPRSQELLQNSSPMPTFRHSKGPGQAGKSRYKHKARYLTHDVEDLPEKYKTGFPGHKDSKLLTGSKPSDLHTSSSASAKREPLLTDIRADEENLKETHWPYQSPRHKSPVRSTSAKIMPCNCNPPAPTVSSRGREQAIRRSLEEKKMLEEERNRILTKQKQRIKELQKLLTTRAKAYDSHQSLAQVFKSKVKYLRKSEKERMREYRQEIEEREEKLNKRPLLFERVAQKNARMAAEKHYSNTLKALGISDEFVSKKGQSGKVFEKFDNQEMKSSTEDKESFNEEEKIEERQNEKEKYFIDTSSQDSCKEENENDEESAEENSVEEQN
- the Fam161a gene encoding protein FAM161A isoform X2, yielding MASVSHRDARVAASSFHMPVNPNTGARVAQYEREDPLEALAAAAAALEEDEEEKVLRATRASADFNTNFSGLDEHMNYEDIVHFSDVYYSNEEYFRKLEELKAAHIETMAKLEKMYQDKLNLKEVQPPIIKEDVPSISSSFISEKNSYQHVPLMTALSEPDLGRSSSLHTSSSEEDVPNLEKYTMMNYAKDLINNMWTDFHVKDYIQYEDTDFQVNEKTKKKPKEWVPRITIPAPFQMMIREQKKKEEAMKSKPNIETVHQLLKKQEDDLECKKKFRATPVPVCVLLPLYHDMVKQKEERRRSRKEKNKEALLNSQKPFKFIAREEQKQAAQEKQLKDFCRSKKKSNSFKARPIPRSTYDSNTSDKLKEEEHYRNMKIQPRSQELLQNSSPMPTFRHSKGPGQAGKSRYKHKARYLTHDVEDLPEKYKTGFPGHKDSKLLTGSKPSDLHTSSSASAKREPLLTDIRADEENLKETHWPYQSPRHKSPVRSTSAKIMPCNCNPPAPTVSSRGREQAIRKSEKERMREYRQEIEEREEKLNKRPLLFERVAQKNARMAAEKHYSNTLKALGISDEFVSKKGQSGKVFEKFDNQEMKSSTEDKESFNEEEKIEERQNEKEKYFIDTSSQDSCKEENENDEESAEENSVEEQN
- the Fam161a gene encoding protein FAM161A isoform X3, whose protein sequence is MNYEDIVHFSDVYYSNEEYFRKLEELKAAHIETMAKLEKMYQDKLNLKEVQPPIIKEDVPSISSSFISEKNSYQHVPLMTALSEPDLGRSSSLHTSSSEEDVPNLEKYTMMNYAKDLINNMWTDFHVKDYIQYEDTDFQVNEKTKKKPKEWVPRITIPAPFQMMIREQKKKEEAMKSKPNIETVHQLLKKQEDDLECKKKFRATPVPVCVLLPLYHDMVKQKEERRRSRKEKNKEALLNSQKPFKFIAREEQKQAAQEKQLKDFCRSKKKSNSFKARPIPRSTYDSNTSDKLKEEEHYRNMKIQPRSQELLQNSSPMPTFRHSKGPGQAGKSRYKHKARYLTHDVEDLPEKYKTGFPGHKDSKLLTGSKPSDLHTSSSASAKREPLLTDIRADEENLKETHWPYQSPRHKSPVRSTSAKIMPCNCNPPAPTVSSRGREQAIRRSLEEKKMLEEERNRILTKQKQRIKELQKLLTTRAKAYDSHQSLAQVFKSKVKYLRKSEKERMREYRQEIEEREEKLNKRPLLFERVAQKNARMAAEKHYSNTLKALGISDEFVSKKGQSGKVFEKFDNQEMKSSTEDKESFNEEEKIEERQNEKEKYFIDTSSQDSCKEENENDEESAEENSVEEQN